aaacaaaggatgataaggattgccagagtaaagtggagcctagagagaagggtgtagagggtaaagttaaaaaagtatcagggaaggtaaccctaaaagagaaaatggaacaatttgagaacgcagtgggagatgttctgttttgggtgggtattttccggaagcagcatgggggtagtagtgatgaacagataatagaaagattggaaaaaatgatgtaccaaagaaaacatctgacaaaagagcaatatgaagaattaaaaaaggagcatgtacaatgggttaaaataaaagaggctaggggagaggtgagggagaaagagagtagcgagagcaacagctcgtcctcacaaaaaagtcagataagcgtggagggaactaaaatacagagaagtgtaagtggagtaagtgggaacgaaagtgaagaaaaggcaggcaaaatagggattgtacaggcaaaagaggcaaattctgcgggagatagtaaggggaggagcacccagggaaaggatgaagtagggcttacaaaggaagaggttttgcacaatcaacttgcgaggggatttgggcggagatattgggatgtgaaagaggcaagggacgggtatgaaaaaagtgtgatgtctggattccagttagaggaaagtaagagaggtttggaacgtatggagaaagaattaaaacatgATCGCATCacatgagaatagagaaagggtttttgtttttaaatggaagaatcttgaagtatatggttcttatctttgtatgatgttttggttatagggttttttcgtaaagttatgggttttttttcccttctgaaaagtttatctttgtgtttgtatatatctgaaggatgaaggaagaaaatgtaaatatattatgttttggtgtctttctaatgttgggtgactgttgtcactatggtgtgtttttttggtttccaaaaaagtctgtaaacttaaaaaagttgttgaataaaaaagttaaaaaaaaaaaggttgaaacatgtctgtgagtgggtttaatggctttgcatctcatcccagcctctgtctaaaagctgtgtttaaaacagtgtgcattggcttgaggattggcttgtgtaatacgagtgagacaaaaggtggcactgagtgctcatttgcatgtcatttcccagaatcccttgctgcagtggaagcgctgtatgctgggtgacaatggggaaagacagggttgcagacctgtctaagacatgcaaatgaacatacagtaatatttacagttgctttatgctttactgtggagggtttttgtcacttttttacccaccataaccttaatagtgtgtctatctatctatctatctactatatatttgtgaaagtgttctgtggccgtgtctgtatgtgtctccctgtgtcccctgtgtccctagcggcaatcccattggctcccttggcccgcccccgcacacctctcattggccggacacacacatacactcacacagagatacacacacacacacggagacacacacaggcaggacacggagacacacacaggcaggacactgagacacacacaaagatacacacacactgagacacatacagatacacacacacacacacactgagatacacacacactgagacacacacagatacacacacacacacacacacacacacacacacacacacacacacacacactgagatagacagacaggacacagatagacagacaggacacatacacatatacagacaggacacacacacacactcacacaccccccccctctgtccatcccccccccatcacgtgcgccgccctgcaccggctccagacggaggggaagcgcggccctcctaccccagccgcttccttacctccccggcgctacctccccctcaggtaagtaactgcgcgtcccgcctcagcttatggcgccagtaactctcccatttcaggcgcgcagcctcgcgccacaggcccacacagggcgcttcctgccgccggctgcacgcctcactcagccggacggtacatcgggggacaagtgggcgccggcgggggggagcgcgagtcacggggaacgggggggggggcgagtcatggggaacggggggggcgagccgcgagtcacgggaaacgggggagggacgcgagtcacggggaacgggggggggggggggggggcgagccgcgagtcacggggaactgaggggggggggcgagtcacggggaacggggggaggggctttgtgtttttcaatcagatcgcccaacaaatgtaaccccccttccttgggctattgtgaactaatagtaatagcatgtttattaggccaagggggtgatgtagcgaggcaaattgttgcaaggtctttgcgcccaagtttggtgccgggatttgaagggtgacaacaggaggagttagggaagagttcccccgcgttatacacggctgtagcagacgttttttgtgtgtgcgttatgagggacgtaatgacacctgccttaactgtccaagcagtgtgtctttctcccccctctcctttctcccccccccctcccctttctcccccccccctcccctttctcccccccccctcccctttctcccccccccctcccctttctccccccccctcccctttctccccccgcctcccctttctccccccccttttccccccccgctcccctttctcccccctcccgctcccctttctcccccctccagctccccattctcccccctcccctttctcccccctcccgctcccctttctccccgctcccctttccccgaccccgctcccctttccaccaccccctccgctccccttcccccccccctccgctcccctttcccccccctctgctcccctttccccccctcctccgctcccctttcccccccctccgctcccctttcccccccctccgctcccctttccccccctcctccgctcccctttcccccccctcctccgctcccctttcccccccctcctccgctcccctttcccccccctcctccgctcccctttccccccactcctccgctcccctttcctcaccccctccgctccgggagtgtctctagctttgaatcattacaactcaaagctggattccgattggctcacacacatcagggggtgttccaacccatatccaccctttggattaacatgctcaaaggttgcttaggtctgcccctgaatattgctactatactcagagctgaaatgcaaacaggctaactgaaggaattaacctttccactgcctgttctaacaggactgacagaggaaaggcccagaattagcaatagatgccgaaggccaggctatatatatgtagaaaagcactttatgccccatgttagagtgtagccttttccccatacagtaaggctgagttcagcgtggctgctgcggcagcgtgcgtccacgcgcacctcccccgcgtgctcctgcagcctggcgatctgtgttcaggctgcaggagtcgggtcgcggcatttgggggcttggcggggggaacgtgtcacggagctggttcgctgaaccagctcacgtgatgcgactgcagccccaaatatcatttctggttacagcggcgtcaacgctgcactttaccgccggtggagttttcagtttgaacactcccaccaaacaatctgaaattgcgacggacgtgcgcacgcacgcgtcgcgtagcagccaccccgaacacggccttagaaaggcagccagtaatgtaatgtgtgttttagcatttctttgcatgcaggcacagtaattcacttagctgcgttgtctgcagagaaatgctgggtcgtgacaaagggctgggagcagctaagtgccgggacaaatggtgagcggggaagggctgattatcaggtccggggacggactcccagcgcggtagagtctatacacataatatataaagcttggccccctgcagaagcaatccctccagccaattaggcaagggaagcccatgaccagggggcaagccccctcccccctcacctccctgggatctctgggccgccatcgcggccccccctgggggggggggggggggggggcaggcctaggtcagtacaaaagaggcagccgggagctgaatcttccattctgctcccggtctgctgcgaagtttagtgtcctctcctctaggtgagtttgtagtctccctttgggcccgatcgcagcatcccccccccaatcaacattggataaagttatgatcaatgctagaatggccgtgggtatcgctgcataccgcattcgtagtgacagcgggctgtatgtggggaataaagtgtatacacctcagtgtggttataatgcgttgtattcggggtatggttataatgcgttgtattcggggtatggttataatgcgttgtattcggggtataaggcatacgagctgcattcgaggtacaattggctgtaattgggttacatggcgtatattgtatttggattatagggggtgtgtatataccgcatccgaagttacaatgggctttaatggggtgacatggtgtatatagtgtgtatactgcactcgtagttacgttctgttgtacgatagggtgtgtgtataggtgctgcattcgccgttacaatgtactgtaactgggttacatagcgtatatagtgtatatactgcattcacggttacgtgctgcatgtggagtataaggtgtatttatgctgcattcagtgttgtaatgtgctgtaattgggttacatggcgggtatagtgtatataccgcagtcagggttaagtgcggtatgtggattataaggtgtatttatagagtgaccatttgtcccggttttgccggcacagtcccgtttttttctgtgctgtcccggttgacagtccgtcctggaaatgtcccgggttttgcccctggtgactggtaccgtgcgggagtcggcggcggtgcgcggaagcggcggcgtgaggaggatgcggcggtgcgcggaggcggcagcgtgaggaggatgcggcggccgtattttttttttttccccaatagcaggatgccgggggcggggctttagagtagaagcaggggattggttggaggtcaggatttgccgggggcggggcttagtattggggacgtgtgtgtgtgtgtgtgtgtgtgtgtgtgtgtgtgtgtgtgtgtgttcaccagaaggaaggctcacagctcgcctgtgtgtgtgtgactgcccctttcccagtctgtgtgtgtgactgcccccctcccagtctgtgtgtgtgactgcctcccctcccagtctgtgtgtgtgactgcccccctcccagtctgtgtgtgtgactgcccccctcccagtctgtgtgtgtgactgcctcccctcccagtctgtgtgtgtgactgcccccctcccagtctgtgtgtgtgacttccccccctcccagtgtgtgtgactgcctcccctcccagtctgtgtgtgtgactgcccccctcccagtctgtgtgtgtgactgcccgcctcccagtctgtgtgtgtgtgactgctcccctttccagtctgtgcaagtgtgactgcccgcctcccagtctgtgtgtgtgactgccccccctcccagtttgtgtgtgtatgactgcctgcctcccagtctgtgtgtgtgactgcccccctcccagtctgtgtgtgtgactgcccccctcccagtctgtgtgtgtgactgccccccctcccagtgtatgtgtgactgcccccctcccagtctgtgtgtgtgactgcccgcctcccagtttgtgtgtgtatgactgcccccctcccagtctgtgtgtgtatgactgccccacctcccagtgtgtgtgactgcccccctcccagtgtgtgtgtgactgccccccctcccagtgtgtgtgtgactgccccctcccagt
The nucleotide sequence above comes from Ascaphus truei isolate aAscTru1 unplaced genomic scaffold, aAscTru1.hap1 HAP1_SCAFFOLD_516, whole genome shotgun sequence. Encoded proteins:
- the LOC142485031 gene encoding uncharacterized protein LOC142485031 translates to MESSQEGGLDPAITAMYEEDLRREEMVESGPIEGEVEVEIMDTTGHKKGAQKRSLQSDNDVCTVDGEGKSELRQDKVTKSKFCALDLSSIDGSGEEEQTVSKGKEENKKLDREAQETEEKAGPGGASGKGKEGKSKCKGFVVSGSKNESSQGIETKDDKDCQSKVEPREKGVEGKVKKVSGKVTLKEKMEQFENAVGDVLFWVGIFRKQHGGSSDEQIIERLEKMMYQRKHLTKEQYEELKKEHVQWVKIKEARGEVREKESSESNSSSSQKSQISVEGTKIQRSVSGVSGNESEEKAGKIGIVQAKEANSAGDSKGRSTQGKDEVGLTKEEVLHNQLARGFGRRYWDVKEARDGYEKSVMSGFQLEESKRGLERMEKELKHDRIT